In Thermocladium sp. ECH_B, the following proteins share a genomic window:
- a CDS encoding pterin-4-alpha-carbinolamine dehydratase has protein sequence MNKLSRNEVLSRARDLEGWLIQDDKLVKEYIFNDFKEAVEYVRSIQPVXDSINHHPDICIHYNRVHVELTTHDAGGLTELDFKLASELDKLRHEKS, from the coding sequence ATGAACAAGTTATCCAGGAATGAGGTTCTAAGTAGGGCGCGCGACTTGGAGGGATGGCTAATTCAGGACGATAAATTAGTCAAGGAGTACATCTTTAATGATTTCAAGGAAGCCGTTGAGTACGTGAGAAGCATACAGCCGGTGGNGGACTCCATCAATCATCACCCGGATATATGCATCCATTATAATAGGGTTCACGTGGAGTTAACCACCCATGATGCCGGCGGATTAACTGAGCTAGACTTCAAACTAGCGAGTGAGCTCGATAAACTTAGGCACGAAAAGTCTTAA